The Canis lupus familiaris isolate Mischka breed German Shepherd chromosome X, alternate assembly UU_Cfam_GSD_1.0, whole genome shotgun sequence genome has a segment encoding these proteins:
- the TCEAL8 gene encoding transcription elongation factor A protein-like 8, which yields MQKSCEENEGKPQNMPKTEADRPSEDVPQEGEGNPQPSEEGVSQEAEGNLRGGLIQPGPGFKEDTPVRHLDPEEMIRGVDELERLREEIRRVRNKFVMMHWKQRHSRSRPYPVCFRP from the coding sequence atgcAAAAGTCttgtgaagaaaatgaaggaaaaccaCAGAACATGCCAAAGACCGAGGCAGACCGCCCTTCAGAAGATGTAccacaggagggagaaggaaatccTCAACCTTCTGAAGAAGGTGTAAgccaggaagcagaaggaaatctTAGAGGAGGGCTGATTCAACCTGGCCCAGGGTTTAAAGAGGACACTCCTGTGAGGCATTTGGACCCTGAAGAAATGATAAGAGGAGTAGATGAGTTGGAAAGGCTTAGGGAAGAGATAAGAAGAGTAAGAAACAAGTTTGTGATGATGCATTGGAAGCAAAGACATTCACGTAGCCGTCCTTATCCTGTGTGCTTTAGGccttga
- the TCEAL5 gene encoding transcription elongation factor A protein-like 5, with translation MEKVYKENERKPENEGKLEIEGQPEDEVDTEDEGKLDEEEKLEVEEKPGHEGKLQNKGQPDDEGQPEDDGKQEKQGKSNDEGKPQDEGKPESQAKPEGEPRAAEKRPAEDYVPRKAKRKTDRGTDDSPKDYQEDLQERHLGSEEMMRECGDISRAQEELRKKQKMGGFHWMPRDVQDPFAPRGQRGVRGVRGGGRGQKDLEDVPYV, from the coding sequence ATGGAAAAGGTCTACAAAGAAAATGAACGGAAGCCAGAAAACGAAGGAAAGCTGGAAATCGAGGGACAGCCAGAAGATGAAGTAGATacagaagatgaaggaaaattaGATGAGGAAGAAAAGCTGGAAGTAGAGGAGAAGCCAGGGCATGAGGGAAAGCTCCAGAATAAGGGACAGCCAGATGATGAGGGACAACCAGAAGATGatggaaaacaagaaaagcagGGCAAGTCCAATGATGAGGGAAAACCACAAGATGAGGGCAAGCCAGAATCCCAGGCAAAGCCTGAGGGTGAGCCACGGGCTGCTGAAAAGCGCCCAGCTGAAGATTACGTTCccaggaaagcaaaaagaaaaacagacaggGGGACGGATGATTCCCCCAAGGACTATCAGGAGGACTTACAGGAAAGGCACTTGGGCAGTGAGGAGATGATGAGAGAATGTGGAGATATTTCAAGGGCTCAGGAAGAgttaaggaaaaaacagaaaatgggtGGTTTTCATTGGATGCCAAGAGATGTACAGGATCCGTTTGCCCCAAGGGGACAACGAGGTGTCAGGGGGGtgaggggcggagggaggggccAGAAGGACTTAGAAGATGTTCCATATGTTTAA